A window of the Lactuca sativa cultivar Salinas chromosome 5, Lsat_Salinas_v11, whole genome shotgun sequence genome harbors these coding sequences:
- the LOC111921025 gene encoding pentatricopeptide repeat-containing protein At2g36240 → MAFKKLPRPPPLCRPPPPSTTANLLPPPPPPDTSLTTLPILSLTSSTSTTQSQLTDFINTHLKNNLTPNDLLSFLKNQLHHHPKFAHLDLHVFRHASTLDSFRHDHSTYEWMVRTLAITHRLDSLSPLLDFIVSNPCPCSDGIFSCSRTEPIFRFAINAYCNVGRFDDALQAFDKMRKLVDGKPSTAIYNIMIHSFVKYWKFEKGLEFYGRMIQDRVNPDVVTFNILINGYFRNSKFGLALEVFKEMRVKGCVPNVVTFNTLIKGFFREKKLKEGIGMAYEMIELGCSLSSVTCEILIDGLTKEGRVYEACDLILDFSRKGVLPKKFDYFGLIESLCDQRNEVNKARLIVDEIWEKGNAPSSITCTILIEGLRRVKNTEAAFKLMDKMLNYKDTIVPDSVTFNCLLGDMCSSGRSGEANNLRVLAYEKGVCVDEVSYSILVSGYSKEGKKEEGKVIVDEMLDKGFIPDIATYNRLMKGLGFG, encoded by the coding sequence ATGGCCTTCAAGAAACTCCCAAGACCACCACCACTCTGCCGTCCTCCACCACCGTCGACCACCGCTAACCTTCTACCCCCACCGCCACCTCCCGACACATCACTAACTACTCTCCCAATCCTCTCTCTTACCTCCTCTACCTCAACCACTCAATCCCAACTCACCGATTTCATCAACACCCACCTAAAAAACAACCTCACCCCGAACGACCTCCTCTCCTTCCTCAAAAACCAGCTCCACCACCATCCCAAATTTGCTCACCTCGACCTCCACGTCTTCCGCCACGCCTCCACCCTCGATTCCTTCCGCCACGACCACTCCACCTATGAATGGATGGTCCGCACCCTTGCCATAACCCACCGCCTCGACTCCCTATCACCCCTCCTCGATTTTATCGTCTCCAATCCCTGCCCTTGCTCCGACGGTATCTTTTCTTGCTCACGTACCGAACCCATCTTCCGTTTCGCCATCAATGCGTACTGTAACGTCGGTAGGTTTGATGATGCACTCCAAGCGTTTGATAAAATGCGTAAACTAGTAGATGGGAAGCCTAGCACAGCTATATACAATATCATGATCCATAGTTTCGTAAAGTACTGGAAATTCGAAAAGGGTTTGGAGTTCTATGGGAGAATGATTCAAGATCGAGTGAACCCCGATGTGGTCACTTTTAACATATTGATTAATGGGTATTTTCGCAATTCCAAATTCGGGTTAGCATTAGAAGTGTTTAAGGAAATGAGGGTCAAGGGTTGTGTTCCAAATGTGGTGACTTTTAACACTTTGATCAAGGGATTCTTTAGGGAGAAGAAGTTGAAAGAAGGAATAGGAATGGCATATGAGATGATTGAATTGGGGTGCAGTTTATCGAGTGTAACTTGTGAGATCTTGATCGATGGGCTTACCAAGGAAGGAAGGGTTTATGAGGCTTGTGATCTCATCCTGGATTTTTCAAGAAAAGGAGTTTTACCAAAAAAGtttgattattttgggttaaTCGAGAGTCTTTGTGATCAAAGGAATGAGGTTAATAAAGCAAGATTAATAGTAGATGAGATATGGGAGAAAGGAAATGCTCCAAGCTCCATCACTTGTACTATTTTAATTGAAGGTTTAAGAAGGGTTAAGAACACAGAAGCAGCATTTAAATTGATGGATAAAATGCTTAATTATAAAGACACTATTGTTCCTGATAGTGTGACTTTTAACTGTCTTCTTGGTGATATGTGTAGTTCAGGAAGAAGTGGGGAGGCTAATAATTTGAGGGTTTTGGCTTATGAGAAAGGTGTATGTGTAGATGAGGTAAGTTATAGCATATTAGTATCTGGATATTCAAAGGAAGGAAAAAAGGAAGAGGGGAAGGTTATAGTGGATGAGATGTTGGATAAGGGGTTTATACCTGATATTGCTACTTATAACAGGTTGATGAAAGGGCTTGGTTTTGGATAA
- the LOC111921077 gene encoding uncharacterized protein LOC111921077, which produces MGNCLIRQNKMIIKVIKTNGEVLEYKPPIKVHQVLAQHADHAISDVFPVVRHLGHQDEMVAGHIYYLLPLPHVALPESIKNPRTTVRIKLVITKQELEMMLKKGGVSVAVGDLVSQIGKNGSLMEIADGRWKPGLESIPESC; this is translated from the coding sequence ATGGGAAACTGCTTAATTCGACAAAACAAGATGATCATCAAGGTAATCAAAACAAATGGTGAAGTTCTTGAATACAAACCACCCATCAAAGTCCATCAAGTCTTAGCACAACATGCAGATCATGCAATCTCCGACGTATTTCCCGTTGTCAGACATCTCGGCCACCAAGATGAAATGGTCGCCGGTCATATATATTATCTTCTTCCACTTCCTCATGTAGCTTTGCCAGAATCCATCAAGAACCCGAGAACCACAGTGAGGATTAAGCTGGTGATAACTAAGCAGGAGCTGGAGATGATGTTGAAAAAGGGAGGTGTTTCTGTTGCTGTGGGTGATTTGGTTTCGCAGATCGGAAAAAATGGAAGCTTGATGGAGATCGCTGATGGAAGATGGAAGCCAGGTTTAGAAAGCATACCTGAATCTTGTTAG
- the LOC111921027 gene encoding protein CIA1, producing the protein MTLLEEEGLQLREVQRLEGHTDRVWGLAWNPATGTAAAMLASCGGDKTVRIWQQRTASSTSFDCKAVLEETHTRTVRSCAWSPSGKKLATASFDATTAILEQNGDDFDCVSTLEGHENEVKSVSWNASGSLLATCSRDKCVWIWEVLPGDEFDCVSVLQGHTQDVKMVQWHPTVDVLFSCSYDNTIKIWAEDGDSDDWRCVQTLGESNSGHSSTVWALAFNNTGDKMVTCSDDLTIKVWGVDISRLQSGDDNASWRHLCTLSGYHERTIFSVHWSREGIIATGAADDAICLFVESEDHSVDGPSYKLLYKKEKAHDMDINSVRWSPVENRVLASASDDGTIKIWKLDSIH; encoded by the exons ATGACTTTACTCGAAGAAGAAGGATTACAACTTAGAGAAGTTCAAAGACTAGAAGGTCACACCGATAGGGTATGGGGTCTCGCTTGGAATCCGGCCACTGGCACCGCCGCTGCCATGCTCGCTTCATGCGGCGGCGATAAGACTGTTCGAATCTGGCAACAACGAACCGCATCCTCCACGTCATTCGATTGCAAG GCAGTGTTAGAAGAGACTCATACTCGAACAGTTAGATCATGTGCCTGGTCACCATCTGGTAAAAAGCTAGCAACTGCAAGTTTTGATGCGACCACTGCGATTCTGGAACAGAATGGGGACGATTTTGATTGTGTATCCACCTTAGAG ggtcatgaaaatgaagttaaaAGTGTTTCATGGAATGCATCTGGTTCACTTCTTGCAACTTGTAGCAGAGATAAATGTGTTTGGATATGGGAAGTTTTACCAGGGGATGAGTTTGATTGTGTCTCTGTTCTTCAAGGACATACACAAGATGTTAAAATGGTCCAATGGCATCCAACTGTGGATGTTTTATTCTCTTGTAGCTACGATAACACCATAAAG ATTTGGGCGGAGGATGGTGATAGTGATGATTGGCGATGTGTTCAAACTTTAGGTGAATCTAACAG TGGACACTCATCTACAGTTTGGGCTTTAGCTTTTAACAACACTGGAGACAAAATGGTTACATGCAG CGATGATCTTACCATTAAAGTATGGGGTGTGGACATTTCAAGATTACAATCGGGTGATGACAATGCATCTTG GAGACATCTTTGCACTTTATCTGGTTATCATGAACGAACAATATTTTCAGTCCATTGGTCAAG GGAAGGTATAATAGCAACTGGAGCAGCCGATGATGCTATTTGTTTATTTGTTGAGTCTGAAGATCATTCG GTTGATGGACCTTCATATAAATTGCTTTACAAGAAAGAAAAGGCTCATGACATGGACATAAATTCGGTTAGATGGAGCCCTGTG GAAAACAGGGTTCTTGCTTCTGCAAGTGATGATGGCACAATCAAGATATGGAAGTTGGATTCAATACATTAA
- the LOC111921026 gene encoding uncharacterized protein At5g03900, chloroplastic, producing MASISTCFTITPKSHSKPSSVFSLRPSCQFHYSFRTHNNVFHRELLRFERQQSSNRRSFVSEIRSSFNVPSVEPTARIRPGRIIESDKLPADVRKRTMEAVDKCGRRVTVGDVASKAGIKLTEAQRALQALASDTNGFLEVSDEGDVLYVFPKDYRSNLAAKSLRIKFEPLIEKTKSGAEYLIRVTFGTALIASIVIVYTTIIAILTSSSEEDNRGGRRRGRSFDSGFSFYLNPADLFWYWDPYYYRRRRVRKEDNGMNFIESVFSFVFGDGDPNEGIEEERWKLIGQYIASNGGVVTAEELAPYLDVENADKTDDDSYILPVLLRFDGQPEVDEQGNILYRFPSLQRTGGRKEYVGRKWNEFVGGVDKFFKEKKWDFSKISNAERAMVAGLGAFNLFGVIVLGTMLKNMTVTPSGFISFVSEIFPLLQIYAASIFAIPLVRWFITQKTNAEIEKRNRARELRARALELPDVSLRRKILSARDMSERTVIGKDRIVYTTERDIFEQDYDTQEWDRRFKEIDKSD from the exons ATGGCGTCGATATCCACTTGCTTCACGATAACACCTAAATCCCACTCAAAACCCTCATCAGTTTTTTCCCTTAGACCCTCCTGTCAATTCCACTACTCCTTTAGGACACATAATAATGTTTTTCATAGGGAATTATTGAGATTTGAGAGACAGCAGAGTAGTAACAGAAGAAGTTTTGTGTCGGAAATAAGGTCCAGTTTTAATGTTCCTTCGGTGGAACCAACGGCGAGGATTAGGCCCGGGAGGATAATTGAGAGCGACAAGTTGCCGGCGGATGTGAGGAAGCGGACGATGGAAGCTGTGGATAAGTGTGGAAGAAGGGTAACAGTTGGTGATGTGGCAAGTAAGGCTGGGATTAAGTTGACTGAAGCTCAAAGGGCTTTACAAGCCCTAGCTTCTGATACTAATGGCTTCTTGGAG GTTTCAGACGAAGGTGATGTTCTTTATGTGTTTCCAAAAGATTATCGTTCAAACCTTGCAGCCAAGTCACTTCGAATAAAATTTGAACCTTTAATTGAAAAGACAAAG TCTGGTGCTGAATACTTGATCAGGGTTACTTTTGGAACAGCTCTAATTGCTTCCATTGTTATTGTTTATACAACAATCATTGCTATTCTAACAAGTAGTAG TGAAGAAGATAATCGAGGAGGAAGACGCAGAGGAAGATCTTTTGATTCAGGATTCTCTTTCTATCTTAATCCAGCGGATTTGTTTTG GTATTGGGATCCATATTACTATAGGAGGCGAAGGGTACGCAAAGAAGATAATGGAATGAATTTCATTGAATCT GTGTTTTCATTTGTGTTTGGTGATGGTGATCCAAATGAAGGTATTGAAGAAGAGAGGTGGAAGTTG ATTGGTCAGTACATTGCATCAAATGGTGGTGTTGTTACAGCAGAGGAACTTGCTCCATATCTTGATGTGGAAAATGCAGATAAAACT GATGATGACTCATACATTTTACCTGTTCTTCTGCGTTTCGATGGTCAACCAGAAGTCGATGAACAG GGGAACATCTTGTATCGGTTTCCATCGCTTCAAAGAACAGGTGGTAGGAAGGAATACGTGGGGAGAAAATGGAATGAATTTGTGGGAGGGGTTGATAAGTTCTTTAAGGAAAAGAAATGGGATTTCAg TAAAATAAGCAATGCAGAGAGGGCAATGGTTGCTGGTTTGGGAGCGTTTAATCTGTTTGGAGTGATTGTTCTTGGCACAATGTTGAA GAATATGACGGTTACACCAAGCGGATTCATTTCATTTGTCTCTGAAATATTTCCTCTTCTCCAG ATTTATGCTGCCTCCATTTTTGCTATTCCATTGGTGCGATGGTTTATCACTCAAAAAACAAATGCTGAAATAGAGAAAAGAAACCGAGCCAGGGAGCTGCGTGCTCGAGCACTTGAATTGCCAGATGTCTCCCTCAGACGAAag ATTCTGAGTGCTCGGGACATGTCTGAGAGGACGGTGATTGGGAAGGATCGGATTGTGTACACGACAGAAAGAGACATATTTGAGCAAGACTATGACACTCAGGAATGGGATAGGAGATTTAAAGAGATTGATAAGTCTGATTAA